From a single Salvelinus sp. IW2-2015 linkage group LG22, ASM291031v2, whole genome shotgun sequence genomic region:
- the LOC111949382 gene encoding apolipoprotein A-I-1 — translation MKFLALALTILLAAGTQAFPMQADAPSQLEHVKAALSMYIAQVKLTAQRSIDLLDDTEYKDYKVQLSQSLDNLQQYAQTASQSLAPYSEAFGTQLTDATAAVRAEVMKDVEELRSQLEPKRAELKEVLDKHIDEYRKXLEPLIKXXXDXRRTEXEAFRXKIEPVVEEMRVKVAANVEETKTKLMPIVEIVRAKLTERLEELRTLAAPYAEEYKEQMFKAVGEVREKVAPLSEDFKGQVGPAAEQAKQKFLAFYETISQAMKA, via the exons ATGAAATTCCTGGCTCTCGCACTAACCATCCTGCTGGCCGCAG gtaCCCAGGCTTTTCCTATGCAGGCTGATGCTCCCTCTCAGCTGGAGCATGTGAAGGCAGCCTTGAGCATGTACATAGCTCAGGTGAAGTTGACCGCACAGAGGTCCATCGACCTTCTGGATGACACAGAGTACAAAGATTACAA GGTGCAGCTGTCCCAGAGCCTTGACAACCTCCAGCAGTATGCCCAGACCgcctcccagtccctggcccCCTACAGCGAGGCCTTCGGCACCCAGTTGACTGACGCCACCGCCGCCGTGCGCGCTGAGGTCATGAAGGACGTGGAGGAGCTGCGCTCCCAGCTGGAGCCCAAGCGSGCCGAGCTCAAGGAAGTCCTGGACAAGCACATAGATGAGTACCGCAAGAYGCTGGAGCCCCTGATCAAGGASKWCYTCGAYCWGCGKCGCACCGAGKTGGAGGCRTTCAGGGRRAAGATMGAGCCRGTTGTGGAGGAGATGCGCGTCAAGGTGGCCGCCAACGTGGAGGAGACCAAGACCAAGCTCATGCCCATTGTGGAGATTGTCCGTGCCAAGCTGACCGAGCGTCTGGAGGAGCTGAGGACCCTGGCCGCCCCCTACGCTGAGGAGTACAAGGAGCAGATGTTCAAGGCTGTTGGAGAGGTGCGTGAGAAGGTGGCTCCCCTGTCTGAGGACTTCAAGGGCCAGGTGGGCCCCGCCGCCGAGCAGGCCAAGCAAAAGTTCCTGGCTTTCTACGAGACCATCAGCCAGGCCATGAAGGCATAA